A segment of the Leptospira barantonii genome:
GATATTTTACCGGAAAGATGGATCCGGTGATCGCCGAAAATTTCGGTAAACTTCTTTCTCACACGGATATCGCAGGTGTTACAACTTGGGCCGCCGAACGTTCTCCCGCGAGTTTGGCTTCTCAGTTGAATGCGTCCGGCAAACCAGTTTATATCTCGAGCAACTTCGAGGATTTTCTCTTCAATCCGAATCAGATGTTGGATTACTTCGCTTCTTTGACCGTTCCGAAAAAACTGGATCTGAACGAAGGGATTCACGCAACCGCGGAGGTGGGAGGAATATTAGGTCTTTCTAATCCTGTTTGGACCAACGCATACGATTGGTTCGACTATTGGTTGAAAGGAATCGACAACGGAATCATGAACAAACCTCAGGTAACGTTTCAAAAAAGATTCAACGGAGATCGGGTGACTCTTCCTTCTTGGCCGTCTCCGACCGTTTCGGAAAAAACGTATTATCTGAAACCGAGAACCCTTTTTGCGGACGGTAAAATTTCCGCAACACAGAACACGAACAATTCCAACACTGGAATTCTTTCGGGAGCGGATACGATCGCGACGACCGGGATTCCTTTGCTTTCGGATATTCTCGCTTCCCATCTGGAGGTTCCGGTCACTGCGTCCTTGGATTGGTTGAGTAGAATCAACGGAATCGTCTACGAATCCGACGCGACTTCTTCCGTTTTGAAAATTCGCGGAAAAATCTTTTGGAAAGGTCAGGTTTCTTCTTCATTAGGAAAAGCGAATGTGAACGTTTACTTCTACGACGTCGCAAAAAACGGCGTGGGAAAGTTGATCACTCACGGAACCGCTTCGATTTACGCGTCCGCTTACGAAACCGTGGATCTTACGATCGATCTGAACGCAGTGGCTTACGACGTTCCGGCCGGGAACAAAATCGCGATCGCGATCGATACGTTTGATCCTCAGTATGCGGTTCCTACGGCTCTCGTCTACGGTCTCGACGTAAAACACAATCCGAACAAACAATCCACTCTGAGCATTCAGTCCGAGTAGATTCTCTTCCAAATTCCGGCGAGCCGATCCGCAATGGGACGGCTCGTTGGGCATTCCAACCGAAAAAACGAAAACACGATCGATTTTGGAAAGTTTTTGCCGAATAAAAAGTTGAATTCTTAGAAATTTTAGTTTCTATTACCTGATGGCAAATCGAGTCCTTGGTTCGTTTTTATTGATTGGAATTCTTATCTTAATTCTCAGCTTTTTTATGCCCGGTTCTTCCGAGAACAAGAACCCGAACGACCCCACGACCGTGGTCGTACAACCTACTTGGATCCAAGGTTTGTTGAGCGGTTTTCTTGCGGCGATTCGCGAGATCAAAGAAAGTTTCGCCTCCGATCCGAATGCAAACGCGAATTCGAACAGCGCTTCGATTCCCGCTCCGAACAACACCGGAGAAGATCCGAACGAAATTTTCAAACGAGCGTATCGGGCGAACGAAAGGGGAGATTATCTCAAAGCAATCCAAGAATATTCAAAATATCTCGAATTGGTTCCCGGTGACGCTTCCGGTTATTATAACCGAGGACTTGCTCAATATACATTAAAACAATATGATGTAGCCATGAAGGATTTCAGTAAGGCGGTCGAGATCGATCCGAATAAAACGGGCGCGTTTCTTTACAAAGGTTATGCGAACGAGATGTTAAAGGATTGCCCTACCGCCATCGAAGACTTTCAAAAAGCGATCGATCTCGGTGAAAAATACAACGCGGAACTCTACGGTCATAAGGCCCGTTGTGAAAACACGGATGAGAACTATGACGACGGCTTAAAGGACGCACAAAAGGCGGTGAACCTGGATAAAAAAGACGCGTATGCTTATTTCGAGTTGGCGTATGCTCAGTATGGTTTGGGAAGATATCAGGATTCCGCGACCACTTATACAAAGGTCTTACAGTTGACTCCGAAGGACGAGGTCGCTTTTCACAACCGAGGTCTTGCATACGTTTTTTTAAAAAAGAATTCCGCCGCGTGTAAGGATTTTCAAAAGTCTTTGGATTTGGGTTACGCCGATTCCAAGAATCGTTTGAAGGAATACTGTAGTAAGTAATCGGAGAACGATCGTCGTCAAAGCCGCTTCTGCGATTGCACGATCGCGGTTCGATGGCAACGTTACGGTTTGATTTTGGTTTCAGTTTCGCTTTGATTCCAACGAAGAAGACCGAAACGATCCGTTCTCTGTACCCAACGCAACTTTCCGGAACGAAGATCCGGTTCCATTCTTTGTAAAATCTTTTCCGAACTCAAATACGGAGAATTGTATTGTAGATCCAATACGATCCATTCTTTCCAATTTCTATTTTCGCGGATCGGATAGGCAGTGTTCTTCAAAGAAATAAACGGTGAAACGTGAAATCCCGCCGAAACGGAAACGTTAGGCGGAATCTGTTCGATAATTTTTTCCAGCTCCGTCGTTTGGTCGGACTTGGGTGAAAGCGGAATCGGGTAATCGTTTTCCTTTGTGTTTCGATACACCGAAAGAACAAACGCGAGAAGGACGAAAATAATCGTTCTTTTATCCGTTCGGTTTTGAATCCAAGTTGTGCCGGTTTTCAAAAAGTAAATCAGAAACGGAATCAAAGGATAAACGTAATAACTATAAAGATCCCGAACCCAAGGATGAATCGACAATCGAAACGCGGAATACAAAGCGAAAAAAGGAAACAAAACCCAACCCCCGGTCAGATTCCAAAGACCCCATTCCAAACTGAGATCCCGAAATCCTTTCCAATACTGAGATCTACTTTCCGAATTTTGAATGTAGTCGAGCACGGTCACGAATGGATTTTCACTTCCGGCTCCCCAATATTCCTTCCAATTTCTTTGGGCGGAATGTCCGGCCCAAGAGGTCAGAGCGGGAAACAAAAGAAAATAATAAAATACGCATATACAAAAAACGGAAATCCATTCTT
Coding sequences within it:
- a CDS encoding DUF2079 domain-containing protein; this encodes MRFVSFLFPFFILYLPVQSLFGSKGIGGPILEIVLILCGVLFWFFNSENSLEKKTSGSFFVSPIVWISYWSLFVFVEGIFYTKNAADSFLLGDLDYTAQLRMILPNADGLFFQTQYYGVDENANFLSHHMAPSILLLSPFPFLFGSKLGFGIGVFFFAAITIPLLFIYLRECSISEELSLCACLLWAGSSAFYRLNHSLHFEVLIPFACLCVLIGIQKRKYWILGLGLCFFLGIKEDLSIYLAALATGAILADSERRKEWISVFCICVFYYFLLFPALTSWAGHSAQRNWKEYWGAGSENPFVTVLDYIQNSESRSQYWKGFRDLSLEWGLWNLTGGWVLFPFFALYSAFRLSIHPWVRDLYSYYVYPLIPFLIYFLKTGTTWIQNRTDKRTIIFVLLAFVLSVYRNTKENDYPIPLSPKSDQTTELEKIIEQIPPNVSVSAGFHVSPFISLKNTAYPIRENRNWKEWIVLDLQYNSPYLSSEKILQRMEPDLRSGKLRWVQRTDRFGLLRWNQSETETKIKP
- a CDS encoding CocE/NonD family hydrolase, yielding MSVLKTGTTAVLFLLYLNCGDGNGNSSKENIAALAALIPGASQNVLNTNAPASTFQQGITSEQINAAFQAENNGSFTFNDSITVRSADGTVLAANLFQPKSLVSGQKYPAVIFVNSWALNEYEYLVPAAKLAKKGYIVLSYSTRGFGVSGGLINTAGLKDRADLTAIVDWLLANTQADVANIGISGISYGAGISLIGVSFEPRIKTAVAMSGWGDLKRSLYGNDTPRLVWGLILVGAGYFTGKMDPVIAENFGKLLSHTDIAGVTTWAAERSPASLASQLNASGKPVYISSNFEDFLFNPNQMLDYFASLTVPKKLDLNEGIHATAEVGGILGLSNPVWTNAYDWFDYWLKGIDNGIMNKPQVTFQKRFNGDRVTLPSWPSPTVSEKTYYLKPRTLFADGKISATQNTNNSNTGILSGADTIATTGIPLLSDILASHLEVPVTASLDWLSRINGIVYESDATSSVLKIRGKIFWKGQVSSSLGKANVNVYFYDVAKNGVGKLITHGTASIYASAYETVDLTIDLNAVAYDVPAGNKIAIAIDTFDPQYAVPTALVYGLDVKHNPNKQSTLSIQSE
- a CDS encoding tetratricopeptide repeat protein produces the protein MANRVLGSFLLIGILILILSFFMPGSSENKNPNDPTTVVVQPTWIQGLLSGFLAAIREIKESFASDPNANANSNSASIPAPNNTGEDPNEIFKRAYRANERGDYLKAIQEYSKYLELVPGDASGYYNRGLAQYTLKQYDVAMKDFSKAVEIDPNKTGAFLYKGYANEMLKDCPTAIEDFQKAIDLGEKYNAELYGHKARCENTDENYDDGLKDAQKAVNLDKKDAYAYFELAYAQYGLGRYQDSATTYTKVLQLTPKDEVAFHNRGLAYVFLKKNSAACKDFQKSLDLGYADSKNRLKEYCSK